A stretch of the Perca flavescens isolate YP-PL-M2 chromosome 3, PFLA_1.0, whole genome shotgun sequence genome encodes the following:
- the LOC114552445 gene encoding mitochondrial intermediate peptidase: MSACKRLLYFVRQRSLWTHVRRNVTTWSPVGAAFNAKPHRRLNLIEKNVGLFGVPELSCPAGFQAATETALKNTERLVGKACSCSPGVETVESFDQLSDGLCRVADLADFVKVAHPDPAFREAAEKTCIEIGTVVEKLNTNVKLCKSLKILLDNPDIVAQLDPNTRKVAELFMFDFEISGIHLDDKLRKEAVALHVKLLDLNNEFLVGSHLPNRIARSAIPEHLHLHFADEGSFIQVGGLHADSPNDLVREIAYRIYLYPNADLMDCLEELLKCRYKLAKLVGYDSYGHRALKGTMAKTPETVMSFLQLLTDKLSDRTAKDFKMMRNMKKKLNPRNSELMPWDHPYLSGVLRAERYNIEPSLYSPYLSLGACMEGLNNLFSQLYGVSLMSEHPSAGEVWSEDVRKLAVVHETEGLLGYIYCDFYHRQDKPQQDCHFTIRGGRWCQETGQYQLPVVVLMLSLPHPTKSAPTLLTPGMMENLFHEMGHAMHSMLGRTRYQHVTGTRCATDFAEVPSILMEYFATDYRVLSQFARHYETGQPLPESMVARLCESKKVCGAADIQLQIFYAVLDQIYHGKPQNRSTTEILKEMQQKFYGLPYTPNTAWQLRFSHLIGYGAKYYSYLMSRAVASMVWKQCFVQDPLNRDMGERYRQEMLAHGGAKEPMLMVEGMLQRQPTMEDFVDALVSELSPNFETFIMDSES, encoded by the exons ATGTCTGCGTGTAAAAGGTTGCTTTACTTTGTAAGGCAGCGAAGCTTATGGACTCATGTTCGGAGAAATGTCACAACATGGTCTCCTGTTGGAGCTGCCTTCAATGCCAAACCTCACAGGAGACTGAACTTGATCGAGAAAAACGTG GGTTTGTTTGGAGTACCAGAGCTGAGCTGTCCTGCAGGCTTCCAGGCAGCCACAGAAACAGCTCTCAAGAACACAGAGCGTCTGGTGGGAAAAGCTTGTTCTTGTTCTCCAGGGGTTGAGACAGTCGAGTCTTTTGACCAGCTCTCAGATGGTTTGTGTAGAGTGGCTGATCTG GCAGACTTTGTTAAAGTTGCACATCCAGATCCAGCGTTTCGCGAGGCTGCAGAGAAGACCTGTATAGAGATTGGCACAGTTGTGGAGAA GCTAAACACTAATGTCAAGCTATGCAAGAGCCTAAAAATATTGCTGGACAACCCAGACATTGTGGCTCAGCTGGACCCTAATACAAG AAAAGTGGCAGAGTTGTTCATGTTCGACTTTGAAATCAGTGGAATTCATCTGGATGACAAACTG AGAAAAGAGGCAGTTGCCCTTCATGTGAAGCTGTTGGATCTTAACAACGAGTTTCTGGTTGGCTCTCACCTGCCGAACAGAATTGCGAGGTCTGCAATTCCTGAGCATCTACACCTGCACTTTGCGGATGAAGGAAGCTTCATCCAAGTTGGGGGATTACATGCAGATTCCCCCAATGACTTG GTTCGAGAAATTGCCTACAGGATTTACCTTTATCCAAATGCAGATCTGATGGATTGTCTGGAAGAGCTGCTAAAATGCAGATACAAACTGGCCAAACTGGTAGGCTACGACTCCTATGGACACAGAGCCCTAAAGGGAACGATGGCCAAAACACCAG AGACTGTGATGAGCTTTCTTCAGCTGTTAACAGACAAGCTGTCAGACAG AACAGCCAAAGACTTTAAGATGATGAGgaacatgaagaaaaaactcAACCCTCGTAATTCT GAGCTCATGCCATGGGATCATCCGTACCTCAGTGGTGTCTTGCGTGCTGAAAG GTACAACATAGAGCCCAGTCTGTACAGTCCATATTTGTCTCTGGGTGCCTGTATGGAGGGTTTGAACAACCTCTTCTCTCAGCTGTACGGTGTGTCCCTCATGTCCGAACACCCCAGTGCTGGAGAGGTCTGGAGCGAGGATGTCCGCAAACTG GCTGTGGTACATGAGACAGAGGGATTATTGGGATATATCTACTGCGACTTTTACCACCGGCAGGATAAACCTCAACAG gACTGTCACTTCACCATCCGTGGTGGCCGCTGGTGCCAAGAAACCGGTCAGTACCAGCTTCCAGTTGTGGTGCTGATGCTGAGTCTGCCCCACCCGACCAAGAGCGCCCCCACCCTGCTCACACCGGGCATGATGGAGAACCTCTTCCATGAAATGGGACACGCCATGCACTCCATGCTGGGACGCACTCGCTACCAGCATGTGACAG GAACCAGATGTGCGACTGACTTCGCTGAAGTCCCATCCATCCTCATGGAGTACTTTGCCACTGACTATAGAGTCCTCAGCCAATTTGCACGCCATTATGAAACTGGACAG CCTCTGCCTGAGAGCATGGTGGCTCGCCTTTGTGAGTCAAAGAAGGTGTGCGGAGCCGCAGACATCCAGCTGCAG attttctatgctgtttTAGACCAGATCTACCACGGCAAACCTCAGAACCGCTCCACCACAGAAATCCTGAAGGAGATGCAACAGAAATTCTACGGCTTGCCTTATACGCCCAATACG GCATGGCAGCTGAGATTCAGCCACCTGATTGGCTACGGGGCCAAGTACTACTCCTACCTCATGTCCCGGGCCGTGGCCTCAATGGTATGGAAACAGTGCTTCGTACAGGATCCTTTAAACAG GGACATGGGTGAGCGTTACCGTCAGGAGATGCTGGCCCATGGAGGAGCCAAAGAGCCCATGCTGATGGTGGAAG